A region of Rhizobium grahamii DNA encodes the following proteins:
- the ispH gene encoding 4-hydroxy-3-methylbut-2-enyl diphosphate reductase: MNIAAKPPLMIRLCGPRGFCAGVDRAIQIVVLALKSYGAPVYVRHEIVHNRYVVEGLEAKGAVFVEELNEIPEEHRAQPVVFSAHGVPKSVPEDASARNLFYLDATCPLVSKVHKQAMRHNKLGRHVVLIGHAGHPEVIGTMGQLPEGSVSLIETIEDADAYEPADPDNLGFVTQTTLSVDDTAGVIARLHERFPNLTAPAADSICYATTNRQEVVKQAAPGCDLFIIVGAPNSSNSKRLVEVALRAGAKKSLLVQRASELDWDDIGPISTLGLSAGASAPEVIVNEIIEAFRARFDAKVELAETVQENEHFLVNRELRNIELTHEDMAWVNG; the protein is encoded by the coding sequence ATGAATATTGCGGCGAAACCTCCCTTGATGATCAGGCTCTGCGGACCGCGCGGCTTTTGCGCCGGCGTCGACCGTGCCATCCAGATCGTCGTGCTGGCGCTGAAATCCTACGGTGCGCCTGTCTATGTCCGCCATGAGATCGTCCACAACCGCTATGTCGTCGAAGGTCTGGAAGCCAAGGGCGCCGTCTTCGTCGAGGAGCTGAACGAGATCCCCGAAGAGCACCGCGCCCAGCCGGTCGTCTTCTCGGCGCATGGCGTGCCGAAGTCTGTCCCGGAAGACGCGAGCGCCCGCAATCTCTTCTATCTCGATGCCACGTGCCCGCTGGTCTCCAAGGTGCACAAGCAGGCGATGCGCCACAACAAGCTTGGTCGCCATGTCGTCCTGATCGGCCACGCCGGCCACCCGGAAGTGATCGGCACCATGGGCCAGCTGCCGGAAGGCTCTGTTTCCCTGATCGAGACCATCGAGGACGCTGACGCCTATGAGCCCGCCGATCCCGACAACCTCGGCTTCGTGACGCAGACGACGCTCTCGGTGGACGACACGGCCGGCGTGATCGCGCGCCTGCACGAGCGCTTTCCCAATCTGACGGCACCCGCCGCCGACTCGATCTGCTACGCCACGACCAACCGCCAGGAAGTGGTGAAGCAGGCAGCCCCCGGCTGTGATCTCTTCATCATCGTCGGCGCTCCGAATTCGTCGAACTCCAAGCGGCTCGTCGAGGTTGCTTTGAGGGCAGGGGCGAAGAAGTCGCTCCTGGTGCAACGTGCCTCGGAGCTCGATTGGGATGACATCGGCCCGATCTCGACGCTCGGGCTCTCTGCCGGCGCGTCAGCGCCTGAAGTCATCGTCAACGAGATCATCGAGGCCTTCCGCGCCCGCTTCGACGCCAAGGTCGAACTTGCCGAGACGGTTCAGGAAAACGAGCATTTCCTCGTCAACCGCGAACTGCGCAACATCGAGCTGACGCATGAGGATATGGCCTGGGTGAACGGGTAG